In a genomic window of Gammaproteobacteria bacterium:
- a CDS encoding ABC transporter ATP-binding protein gives MKKLIQLQQVSRWYDAAAGRFHALREISLEIGAGEFVAIVGRSGSGKSTLLNMFTGIDHPSEGVVKVNSGDIHRMNESQLAAWRGSNIGIVFQFFQLIPTLTIAENLALAMEFVNVIPKSQRAARITQLLTRVGIAQHAQKLPAALSGGEQQRAAIARALANNSPVLVADEPTGNLDSTTANDIMSLFETLVNEGKTVIVVTHEQSSLDRFSRVVRLHDGQVTEDLKQEYGLKEVG, from the coding sequence ATGAAAAAACTGATTCAACTACAACAGGTATCCCGTTGGTATGACGCCGCTGCGGGACGATTTCATGCCTTGCGGGAGATCTCGCTGGAGATCGGCGCAGGTGAATTTGTAGCCATCGTTGGGCGCTCTGGGAGCGGCAAATCGACGCTGTTGAACATGTTTACTGGTATTGATCATCCGTCCGAGGGCGTGGTGAAGGTCAATAGCGGTGATATACACCGCATGAATGAGAGCCAACTGGCGGCCTGGCGGGGGAGTAATATTGGGATCGTGTTTCAATTCTTCCAACTCATTCCTACCCTGACGATTGCCGAGAATCTGGCCCTGGCAATGGAGTTTGTTAATGTGATTCCAAAAAGCCAACGTGCAGCGCGTATCACGCAATTATTGACGCGGGTTGGGATTGCGCAGCACGCACAAAAGCTTCCGGCAGCATTGTCTGGTGGTGAGCAGCAACGTGCGGCAATAGCTCGCGCACTCGCCAATAATTCTCCTGTTCTCGTCGCCGACGAACCGACGGGCAATCTCGACAGTACGACGGCGAATGACATTATGTCGTTATTTGAAACGCTGGTGAATGAGGGCAAGACCGTCATTGTGGTAACCCATGAACAGTCGTCGCTGGACAGGTTTTCGCGTGTTGTTCGCCTACACGATGGTCAGGTGACGGAAGACCTGAAGCAGGAGTATGGCTTAAAGGAGGTCGGCTAA
- a CDS encoding PadR family transcriptional regulator, whose protein sequence is MSTIDLIVLGILLREAQNAYEVVRFIREKEVHRVLKISEPAVFKSCRRLAEGGYLDGQTIRSEGVPDKVVYAVNAKGEQYFSELMKHFAANFKPFYLDFNTVLWNIDQLKEEDALNSLRTLQEQLHEAYLWVSKHDEEVRSFLPFGPRQIVKQYTMTIGALKQWIDEAVEDYSHKNTR, encoded by the coding sequence ATGTCTACTATTGATTTGATTGTGCTGGGCATTTTGCTCAGAGAAGCGCAAAACGCCTATGAAGTGGTGCGCTTCATCCGTGAAAAAGAGGTGCATCGCGTACTCAAAATAAGCGAACCGGCGGTCTTCAAAAGTTGCCGACGTCTGGCTGAGGGCGGATACCTGGATGGTCAGACCATTCGTAGCGAAGGCGTGCCCGATAAGGTGGTTTATGCGGTTAATGCCAAGGGGGAGCAATATTTTTCCGAACTGATGAAGCATTTCGCTGCGAACTTCAAACCCTTTTATCTCGACTTTAATACGGTATTGTGGAATATCGATCAGTTAAAAGAAGAAGATGCGCTCAATTCCTTACGAACACTTCAGGAACAACTACACGAGGCATATCTCTGGGTTAGCAAACACGACGAAGAAGTCAGAAGTTTTCTGCCGTTTGGACCAAGACAAATCGTAAAACAATACACCATGACAATCGGTGCGCTAAAACAATGGATTGATGAAGCAGTTGAGGACTATTCA